A genomic stretch from Clavelina lepadiformis chromosome 5, kaClaLepa1.1, whole genome shotgun sequence includes:
- the LOC143460439 gene encoding meiosis 1 arrest protein-like: MAFKERTNTQTPDNIRYPYSRQPAHLMILDLTSRFSKEVTEAVCDGISNFFGLTCSMKSGLYRIPFCGLLAMTPYVEVLFSIQRLNRASYSRIDLALSELRKLISESCAKWSVKPDVQPIEHAIRDAATQFQKIKQVAGTLTKLELTIVTCHSSQEIRRAATLALSKVNVKDIRHVNVLSFATTLESVGSSETVTVDAGVSSNDLKEGCCMDLAGILDVTVIDSNSLTFESYMRNWLSDRGTDQEHLHLCFNMRGHENGLIIKCDVKERLINPSELPYNNNFEIVVDGSSDGWVQNSMTTKTGVKPANASAVTKLRVVKRVPCQNVCESILFGIPLLLYSSSCWRMDWDALESNQNRFIALCRSLMEKSECLICKNTTPYCRKQGGPFVTTPHGLYVVMASENLGSLLIKSIASMELLISSQVPLQPKWETISDEAVREIDGALQNVETTSTFNPLSIDAGWIPVLKDNLLDLGTKRGTNSERKPLQKANSSNIVGSKRSASLQNSRPNTGKATRFAAPRQELQQCTGPVNRTPNTPVISLAVKPASKKTVSFPQFH, from the coding sequence ATGGCGTTTAAAGAAAGAACAAACACCCAAACTCCAGACAATATCAGGTATCCATATTCCAGGCAGCCGGCGCATCTCATGATTTTGGATTTAACCTCTCGCTTTAGCAAAGAGGTAACTGAAGCAGTGTGCGACggcatttcaaacttttttggaCTTACCTGCAGCATGAAAAGTGGTTTATATAGAATTCCGTTTTGTGGTTTACTGGCAATGACCCCATACGtggaagttttgttttcaatacaACGTCTTAACAGGGCATCATACAGTAGAATTGACCTGGCGCTTTCGGAACTACGGAAGCTTATCTCAGAAAGTTGTGCAAAGTGGTCGGTTAAGCCAGATGTGCAACCTATCGAACATGCTATCCGTGATGCGGCTACCcagtttcaaaaaattaaacaagttgCCGGTACCTTGACTAAATTGGAACTGACGATAGTAACATGTCATTCCTCTCAGGAGATTCGACGAGCGGCCACACTCGCGCTTTCCAAAGTTAATGTTAAAGACATCCGCCATGTTAATGTTCTGTCATTCGCCACAACCTTAGAATCAGTTGGCAGCAGTGAAACTGTAACTGTGGACGCCGGTGTAAGCAGCAACGACTTAAAGGAAGGGTGCTGTATGGATCTGGCTGGGATTCTGGATGTGACCGTTATCGATAGCAATTCTCTAACTTTTGAGTCTTACATGCGAAATTGGTTGAGCGACCGCGGAACCGACCAAGAACACCTTCATCTCTGCTTCAATATGCGAGGTCACGAAAACGGTTTGATTATAAAGTGTGATGTTAAGGAGAGGCTCATAAACCCGTCAGAACTGCCGTATAACAACAACTTTGAGATCGTTGTTGATGGCAGCAGTGATGGTTGGGTGCAGAATTCAATGACCACAAAGACCGGTGTTAAACCAGCAAATGCTTCCGCAGTGACAAAGCTTAGGGTAGTGAAGCGAGTTCCTTGCCAGAACGTTTGCGAGTCGATCCTTTTTGGTATCCCTCTTTTGCTCTATAGCTCCAGCTGCTGGCGTATGGATTGGGACGCTTTGGAATCGAACCAAAATCGTTTTATCGCGTTGTGTCGCTCTCTAATGGAAAAGTCCGAATGCCTTATCTGTAAAAACACCACTCCTTATTGCAGAAAGCAAGGTGGACCCTTTGTAACAACACCACACGGCCTGTACGTTGTGATGGCTTCAGAAAATCTCGGGAGTTTGCTAATAAAATCTATTGCTTCTATGGAGCTGCTTATATCCAGTCAAGTACCCTTGCAGCCAAAGTGGGAGACTATATCAGACGAAGCTGTTCGTGAAATCGATGGCGCTCTGCAAAATGTCGAAACAACTTCAACGTTTAACCCACTGTCTATAGATGCGGGATGGATTCCTGTGCTTAAAGATAATCTCCTGGACTTGGGAACTAAACGAGGGACTAATTCAGAGAGAAAGCCCCTCCAAAAGGCCAATTCTAGCAACATTGTCGGCAGCAAGCGTAGTGCATCTTTGCAAAATTCCAGACCAAACACAGGCAAAGCCACGCGTTTTGCAGCGCCAAGGCAAGAGCTACAGCAGTGCACGGGACCTGTGAATCGAACTCCGAATACTCCAGTTATCAGTTTAGCAGTAAAACCCGCGTCGAAGAAGACAGTATCCTTTCCTCAGTTTCACTAG